The Silvanigrella paludirubra genome contains a region encoding:
- a CDS encoding 2OG-Fe dioxygenase family protein yields MEIFYKLKKIDFKSSELISSFQNLPLDRYTKENYDYRKRRYSLGQLNYNQTVNWLNNNVFFQSIETNLYNGNLNRNFESLEDNVLQEIEKHILPNILVELPKFEYQIGIHQIRVFCKNNNLGLPAPEGIHQDGFQFIAICCIASKNIKGGVTQIFDQDKITVAYEKKLTPNDLFIFNDKIFYHFTTPFHSDVFNFEAYRDVFVFTFK; encoded by the coding sequence ATGGAAATATTTTACAAATTAAAAAAAATTGATTTCAAAAGTTCTGAATTAATTTCTTCATTCCAAAATTTACCTTTAGATCGTTACACAAAAGAGAATTATGATTACAGAAAGAGGCGTTACTCCTTAGGACAATTAAATTATAATCAAACAGTAAATTGGTTAAATAATAATGTTTTTTTTCAAAGCATAGAGACAAATTTATATAATGGTAATTTAAATAGAAATTTTGAAAGCTTGGAAGATAACGTCTTGCAAGAAATTGAAAAGCACATTTTACCTAATATTTTAGTAGAACTCCCAAAATTTGAATATCAAATTGGGATCCATCAAATAAGAGTTTTTTGTAAAAACAATAATTTAGGATTACCAGCGCCAGAAGGTATTCACCAAGACGGTTTTCAATTTATAGCAATTTGTTGTATTGCTTCAAAAAATATAAAAGGTGGCGTTACTCAGATATTTGATCAAGATAAAATAACGGTAGCATATGAAAAAAAGCTAACCCCTAATGATTTATTTATTTTCAATGATAAAATATTTTATCATTTTACGACACCATTTCATTCCGATGTTTTTAATTTTGAAGCTTATAGAGATGTCTTTGTTTTTACATTTAAATAA
- a CDS encoding histone-like protein 2, with protein MVVKKTKKAATKKKATKKPARKKVAKKTVKKKKKVTGKKPVKKKVTKRKTAKKTTKKAVKKKVTKKVGAKKKTAKRGRPKKAVVKTPKKRGRPSKLEKLKSKTRKPRKKKVSAESSGDISNNEVS; from the coding sequence ATGGTTGTTAAAAAAACAAAAAAAGCGGCTACTAAGAAAAAAGCGACAAAAAAGCCTGCAAGAAAGAAAGTTGCAAAAAAAACTGTTAAAAAGAAAAAGAAAGTTACTGGAAAAAAACCTGTAAAGAAAAAGGTAACAAAAAGAAAAACAGCTAAAAAAACAACAAAAAAAGCTGTTAAAAAGAAAGTAACTAAAAAAGTAGGCGCTAAGAAAAAAACAGCAAAACGCGGACGTCCAAAAAAAGCTGTTGTTAAAACACCTAAAAAAAGAGGTCGTCCAAGTAAATTAGAAAAATTGAAAAGTAAAACAAGGAAACCTAGGAAGAAAAAAGTATCAGCAGAATCCAGCGGTGATATTTCAAATAATGAAGTAAGCTAA
- a CDS encoding class I SAM-dependent methyltransferase — MSKYFIKTKNKTGYILSEILDEISNDFILFSKNKNLPILEIGAGYGVVSLECLKNGATVIANDLEVEHLKVIQEKSNDFNKSKLILMPGDFEDINLLESSLSAVFCSRVIHFFDPDKIMRCIKKTYNWLEMGGKAFFTVESPYLKNWNHFQHDFKKRKNSGDKFAGYVRTKDYINIGEISDSLPEYMHFFDDDLLSEIFKTCGFKIEKCFLFGRPYFPEEVQLDGRESVGIIATK, encoded by the coding sequence ATGTCAAAATATTTTATAAAAACTAAAAATAAGACAGGCTATATTTTAAGCGAAATACTAGATGAAATATCTAATGATTTTATATTATTTTCCAAAAATAAAAACTTACCAATACTAGAAATTGGTGCAGGATATGGAGTAGTATCATTAGAATGTTTAAAAAATGGAGCCACAGTTATAGCAAATGATTTAGAAGTCGAACATCTAAAAGTTATTCAAGAAAAATCAAATGATTTTAATAAAAGTAAACTCATTTTAATGCCAGGCGATTTTGAAGATATCAACTTATTAGAATCTTCTTTGTCCGCTGTTTTTTGTTCTCGCGTTATTCATTTTTTTGATCCTGATAAAATTATGAGATGTATTAAAAAAACTTATAATTGGTTGGAAATGGGAGGAAAAGCTTTTTTTACTGTTGAATCACCATATTTAAAAAACTGGAATCATTTTCAACATGATTTTAAAAAAAGAAAAAATTCAGGGGATAAATTTGCAGGATATGTTAGGACAAAAGATTATATAAATATTGGGGAAATTTCTGATAGTTTGCCAGAATATATGCATTTTTTTGATGATGATTTATTATCTGAAATATTTAAAACTTGTGGATTCAAAATTGAAAAATGTTTTTTATTCGGTCGTCCTTATTTTCCCGAAGAAGTACAACTAGACGGTCGAGAAAGTGTCGGAATAATTGCAACGAAATAA
- a CDS encoding cupin domain-containing protein, producing the protein MEIKDLIKHFNLEPHPEGGYFKESYRAQSKTQTPNGERNVSTAIYFLIPNGKKSAFHRIASDEVWHFYLGVPLNIFEISPYGTLTKVVLGQDLKAGQKLQHVIPAGTWFGAIPENNSGYSFVGCTVAPGFDFEDFEMANRSKLIEMYPDAKNIIEMLTD; encoded by the coding sequence ATGGAAATTAAAGATCTTATTAAACATTTTAATCTCGAACCACATCCTGAAGGAGGATACTTTAAAGAATCTTACCGTGCACAAAGTAAGACTCAAACTCCTAATGGTGAGCGTAATGTTTCAACTGCTATATATTTTCTTATTCCAAACGGTAAAAAGTCTGCGTTTCATCGAATAGCATCAGATGAAGTTTGGCATTTTTATCTTGGCGTTCCATTAAACATTTTTGAAATTTCTCCTTATGGCACTTTAACGAAAGTAGTTCTTGGCCAAGATTTAAAAGCTGGTCAAAAACTTCAGCATGTGATTCCTGCTGGAACATGGTTTGGTGCAATACCTGAAAATAATAGTGGTTATTCCTTTGTTGGGTGCACTGTTGCTCCTGGATTTGATTTTGAAGATTTTGAAATGGCGAATAGATCCAAATTAATTGAAATGTATCCTGATGCTAAGAATATAATTGAAATGTTAACAGATTAA
- a CDS encoding cryptochrome/photolyase family protein → MKKLRFIFCDQLSDSISSLKNINKDDTIFLCEAMDEVTYVKHHPKKIAFIFASMRHFAEELESKGFNIRYVKLTDPFNTGTLESEITRAVQELKIDHIIITEPSEYRLKILLESLQKSLGIAIDILKDERFFCSPTEFKFWANGKKQFRMEYFYREMRKKYKILMESDGSPVGGQWNYDKENRKSPTKNLKSPKRISHKKSDILIDVLKLVEENFSDHFGNLQPFHFAVTRKQALIELDDFVNRILPYFGDYQDAMMKGETYLYHSLLSSYINIGLLLPMEVCKLAEEAFKKNKAPLSATEGFIRQVLGWREYIRGIYWLKMPDYGELNYFEANTPLPDFYWGAKTKMTCISEAVSHTKEHAYSHHIQRLMVTGNFALISGLNVKQVQEWYLAVYSDAFEWVEMPNTLGMALFGDGGIVGSKPYAASANYINKMSNFCDTCHYDPKEMTSENACPFNALYWDFITRNRNKLEVNQRLPFVYSTWDKFSSEKQKAIKNKAAISLLRMKNGEL, encoded by the coding sequence ATGAAAAAACTTAGATTTATTTTTTGTGATCAACTATCCGATTCTATTTCTTCTTTAAAAAATATCAATAAAGATGATACTATTTTTCTATGTGAAGCAATGGATGAAGTAACGTATGTAAAGCATCACCCTAAAAAGATCGCTTTTATTTTTGCCTCTATGCGTCACTTTGCTGAGGAACTTGAATCTAAAGGCTTTAATATACGTTATGTAAAATTAACTGATCCTTTTAATACAGGAACTTTAGAAAGTGAAATTACACGTGCCGTTCAAGAACTTAAAATAGATCATATTATAATTACAGAACCAAGCGAATATCGTCTTAAAATTTTATTGGAATCTTTGCAAAAATCACTTGGTATTGCAATTGATATTTTGAAAGATGAACGTTTTTTTTGCTCTCCTACTGAATTTAAGTTTTGGGCAAACGGCAAAAAGCAATTTAGAATGGAATATTTTTACAGAGAAATGAGAAAAAAATATAAAATTCTTATGGAGTCTGATGGTTCTCCTGTAGGAGGTCAATGGAATTATGATAAAGAAAATCGGAAATCGCCAACAAAAAACCTTAAATCCCCTAAGCGTATTAGTCACAAAAAATCGGATATTTTAATTGATGTTCTTAAGCTCGTAGAAGAAAATTTTTCGGATCATTTTGGTAATTTACAGCCTTTTCATTTCGCTGTTACAAGGAAACAAGCATTAATTGAACTTGATGATTTTGTAAACCGCATTCTTCCCTATTTTGGAGATTATCAAGATGCAATGATGAAAGGAGAAACCTATCTTTATCATTCGTTATTATCTTCTTATATAAATATCGGACTTTTATTGCCAATGGAAGTTTGCAAGCTTGCTGAAGAAGCTTTCAAAAAAAACAAAGCACCACTGTCTGCTACTGAAGGATTTATTAGGCAAGTACTAGGCTGGAGAGAATATATTAGAGGCATTTATTGGCTAAAAATGCCTGACTATGGTGAATTAAATTATTTTGAAGCAAACACACCATTGCCTGATTTTTATTGGGGCGCAAAAACAAAAATGACTTGTATTTCAGAAGCTGTTTCTCATACCAAAGAGCATGCTTATTCACATCATATCCAGAGATTAATGGTAACAGGAAATTTTGCATTAATCTCTGGATTAAATGTAAAGCAAGTGCAAGAATGGTATTTAGCCGTTTATAGTGATGCATTTGAATGGGTAGAAATGCCTAATACACTTGGAATGGCGCTTTTTGGTGATGGAGGTATTGTAGGAAGTAAACCTTATGCAGCTAGTGCTAATTATATTAACAAAATGAGTAATTTCTGTGACACTTGTCATTATGATCCTAAAGAAATGACAAGTGAAAATGCCTGTCCATTTAATGCACTTTATTGGGATTTCATCACTCGCAATCGTAATAAGTTAGAAGTGAATCAGCGCTTACCTTTTGTTTATAGTACCTGGGATAAATTTAGTTCTGAAAAACAAAAAGCTATTAAAAATAAGGCTGCTATAAGTTTGTTACGTATGAAGAATGGTGAATTGTAA
- a CDS encoding ATP-grasp domain-containing protein: MKIALLDSDNKDFFLENCSDFIDEYKLLKPYMKELGADLELINWKNIRNNYKEFDIIFPKRCWDYSQNYPEYLDMLLELKQQKKKMVNNTDLIIWNSHKKYLLDLKKLNLNVGEIIIINKNTDNYFNLIQDFISQNLKSNLNIEFIAKPAIGLGGKHVFKFSKNDIFEKKGEFEEILSQWDLVVQTFFSEIKDEGELSFFFFNHKFSHAIKKIPAINSILAHQLFGAKNLSYIPSLEEINEAKKFISHINPNYARIDLVKHNGKMYLIELELIEPYLYLNENMTENIYAFCKSILG; the protein is encoded by the coding sequence ATGAAAATTGCATTATTAGATTCAGATAATAAAGATTTTTTTTTAGAAAATTGCTCTGACTTTATTGACGAGTACAAGTTATTAAAACCATATATGAAAGAGCTTGGGGCAGATTTAGAACTAATAAATTGGAAAAATATAAGAAATAATTATAAAGAATTTGATATTATTTTTCCAAAAAGATGCTGGGATTATTCACAAAACTATCCAGAATATTTAGATATGCTATTAGAATTAAAACAACAAAAGAAAAAAATGGTTAATAATACAGATTTAATTATATGGAACTCACATAAAAAATATTTACTCGATTTAAAAAAATTGAATTTAAATGTAGGTGAAATTATTATTATAAATAAAAATACAGATAATTACTTTAATTTAATTCAAGACTTTATTTCTCAGAATTTAAAAAGCAACTTAAATATTGAATTCATTGCAAAACCAGCTATTGGTCTTGGCGGAAAACACGTATTTAAGTTTTCGAAGAATGATATATTTGAAAAAAAAGGGGAGTTTGAAGAAATTTTGTCACAATGGGATTTAGTTGTACAGACATTTTTTTCAGAAATTAAGGATGAAGGTGAGCTTTCATTTTTCTTTTTTAATCATAAATTTTCTCATGCTATAAAGAAAATACCTGCTATAAATTCTATTTTAGCCCATCAATTATTTGGTGCTAAAAATCTTTCCTATATTCCTTCACTCGAAGAAATTAATGAAGCTAAAAAATTTATAAGTCATATAAATCCAAATTACGCTAGAATTGATTTGGTTAAACATAATGGAAAAATGTATTTAATTGAACTTGAACTAATTGAACCTTATTTGTATTTAAATGAAAATATGACTGAAAATATTTATGCATTTTGTAAATCAATTTTGGGTTAG
- a CDS encoding DUF4440 domain-containing protein encodes MEQIQLLEEKLLQPSIRHSKSELDSLLADEFFEFTSSGTSFNKTEIINALFEEKDVHYALKNFKITFLSDNVVLANYLAIKNNEIYSLRSSIWKLTNDNWNLIFHQGTVCSSEL; translated from the coding sequence TTGGAGCAAATTCAACTTTTAGAAGAAAAGCTACTTCAACCATCTATCAGGCATTCAAAATCTGAACTTGACTCTTTACTTGCGGATGAATTTTTTGAATTTACAAGCTCAGGTACTTCGTTCAATAAGACAGAAATTATAAATGCACTTTTTGAAGAAAAAGATGTTCATTATGCCTTAAAAAATTTTAAAATAACATTTCTTTCAGACAATGTTGTTTTAGCAAATTATCTTGCCATTAAAAATAACGAAATTTACTCTTTGCGAAGTTCAATTTGGAAACTCACAAATGATAATTGGAATCTTATTTTTCACCAAGGAACAGTTTGTTCATCAGAATTATAA
- a CDS encoding substrate-binding periplasmic protein, which produces MKLYIAIVCVIINFHAKIYSQDFNKLQIFTENNPPYVTLDTNNKISGEIGNQVVKILKKLNISPNKINVFPWARAYVEAAKGKNTLIFPLVKTKDRMKIFQYPILAFKQNFNFYKLKSSKNINLKSIEDAKKYSTCVVRHDARHDYLLGFNFKNLEITTEQTTNVQKFVNNRCDLIIETDEGIDAKLKELKSDKSIVEIAIEAKQFDGNLYIAFNLNTDPKIVDAFKKASK; this is translated from the coding sequence ATGAAATTATATATTGCAATTGTATGTGTTATAATAAATTTTCATGCTAAAATATATTCTCAAGACTTTAATAAACTTCAAATATTCACTGAAAACAACCCTCCTTATGTTACATTAGATACAAATAATAAAATAAGTGGAGAAATAGGGAATCAAGTAGTAAAAATTCTTAAAAAACTTAATATTAGCCCAAATAAAATAAATGTATTTCCATGGGCTAGAGCCTATGTTGAGGCCGCAAAAGGAAAAAATACATTAATTTTTCCTCTCGTAAAAACAAAAGATCGTATGAAAATATTTCAATATCCAATTTTAGCTTTTAAACAAAATTTTAACTTTTATAAATTAAAATCATCAAAAAATATCAATTTAAAAAGCATTGAAGATGCTAAAAAATACTCAACTTGTGTCGTAAGACATGATGCAAGACATGATTATTTGCTTGGATTTAATTTTAAAAACCTAGAAATAACAACAGAACAAACAACGAATGTACAAAAATTCGTAAATAATCGCTGTGATCTAATTATAGAAACAGATGAAGGTATAGATGCAAAATTAAAAGAGCTAAAAAGTGATAAAAGTATAGTAGAAATTGCCATAGAAGCAAAACAATTTGATGGAAATTTATATATTGCATTTAATTTAAATACTGATCCTAAAATTGTTGATGCCTTTAAAAAAGCGTCTAAATAA
- a CDS encoding cupin has protein sequence MRVIESKNFKADRSWGSLQIANMNGVTTSLHWTNTPYKWHTNEGEEVFVVLHGQVKMFYKKDHEEKSVILNNGDIFFASNGTEHVAHPIGEARILVVEIENSI, from the coding sequence ATGAGAGTGATTGAATCAAAAAATTTTAAAGCTGATCGTTCTTGGGGATCTCTTCAAATAGCAAATATGAATGGTGTTACGACGAGTTTGCATTGGACCAATACACCTTATAAATGGCATACAAATGAGGGAGAAGAAGTATTTGTTGTGCTTCATGGCCAAGTCAAAATGTTTTACAAGAAAGACCATGAGGAGAAATCGGTAATTTTAAATAATGGCGATATTTTTTTTGCATCAAATGGAACCGAGCATGTTGCCCATCCCATTGGCGAAGCTCGCATTTTAGTTGTCGAAATTGAAAATAGTATTTAA
- a CDS encoding GyrI-like domain-containing protein yields MQNELLFLDEIVLIGTTVRTNNKNEMNPETSKIGKHFQTYFQNKVAENFKDRCSPNTTYSIYTEYGSDEQGEFTHFIGEVVKNSIEDYKDSKFKKLIIPACKYKKFTTSPGTIPDNVIKAWQEIWKLDSLGLGGKRCYIADFEIYDQRAYQQENSIVDIFIGIK; encoded by the coding sequence ATGCAGAATGAATTATTATTCTTAGATGAAATTGTGCTAATTGGTACCACAGTAAGAACAAATAATAAAAATGAAATGAACCCAGAAACTTCTAAAATTGGTAAGCACTTTCAAACATATTTTCAAAATAAAGTAGCTGAAAACTTTAAAGATCGTTGTTCTCCAAATACCACATACTCCATTTATACGGAATATGGAAGTGATGAACAAGGTGAGTTTACCCATTTTATAGGAGAGGTTGTAAAAAACTCTATTGAAGATTATAAGGATTCAAAATTTAAAAAACTTATTATTCCAGCATGTAAATATAAAAAGTTTACAACCTCACCAGGAACAATTCCAGATAATGTGATCAAAGCATGGCAAGAAATTTGGAAACTTGATTCTTTAGGCCTTGGGGGTAAAAGATGCTATATTGCAGATTTTGAAATTTATGATCAAAGAGCATATCAACAAGAAAATTCTATTGTTGATATTTTTATAGGAATAAAGTGA